TTCGATATTTTCAGGTCATTTAGACAAATTTGCagaattgatgaaaagaCCGTCCGACGCGCCATTGCATGTTAATGATTCACATGTGCTAGGCTTTACTAAATTTAAGATTTCTGAATTAATTGCAGAATTGCTCCATTGTTCGaatatgatattattgaactcaagaaagataagaaaGATTGTTAAAATTCGTGATACATTAAGACTTCAGCAAAGCGATCGTTTGAAGAAGGCTTTGGCTGAAACATTTGTAAATAAACATACAGATCAAAACAGTCATTCCATAAATGATGTTACAAATGGCTTAGATGATGTTTCCTTggatgatattaattttatagaTGGTGATAAGAGAGACGAATCTAAGATTGATATCCCGGACGATTCAaaacatattttttttgatgAGACTAATGATTATTCGAATTTGATTGAATCTTTAGAAGCAGAAGATGACtcagatgatgatgaaccCAAAATCTCCACCCAGAATCCATTTGTATGTTCTGATAGAGAAAAAAGTATACGAATGAATCCCTGTATTGGAGATGAATTTAAGATTAAATTGAGTGAACTGGAAATTTTGTTTGATATAGTTTCGAAGTTTACAGTTTATCCATGGcacaatttttttcataatgttgtttttgatttaattcaacaaattttcaatggaAAGCTTAACTCATATAATTCGTTTTTAATTGTGGATTTGTTCAAACTGGACAAATGCAATTTAACAGATTTGATTGTAAGATCATATCGTGAATCCCATGAACCTCGACCCGGTTATATGGGTCACTTAATTCTTATCAGTGAGGAAGTAGTAAAATTTACTTCGCTTTATAAACCTGATCTTATATCTCCTATAATTCTTGATGCTATTTTATCTAAAGACTGGGATTGGTTTGTTAATGAGATATTGCTCAAAACAAGAGAAGTTTATAATGTTGTATTGGGATCCGAgcaagatgaagaagatgaaggcCATAGATTAAATGACAAGGATCAAGATTcttttggttttgattCATCTACTGTTGGATATCTTGACTTAGACTCATATGATAAGGAACAGGGAAGTTccaataaaaatttaataattttaggAGATAGATCGAATCATGACTTATTCGTAAATGATCGTCAACATGCGTCTCGCGAAAGTAATGAAGATTATCAtgaggatgatgatgaggatgatgatgatgatgagaaTATGGAAGAAACTCCAGTTCCTGATGTAAGGCTTGAGGGTTCACCGCTGGTTGAAGATTTACATAATCTGGACTTCTACGATAATGAGCATTTTCATGATGAATATCAAGAGAATGAATTCATAGACGACTTATCAGGCTCAAGTTCCTcagacgaagaagatgatgctGATGAGGAAGGCGATGAAGGTGATAGTCGAGAGGAAGATGGTAACGAATTACGAAGAGTGTCAAGACACAACGagtaaataaatataaaatatacgCATTAATAGGTACATTATACTAAATGACATGAGTAAATACTAGTCCtcttagaattattgatgTACAATAAAACCGTCTATTACTTCTGTTTTCTCTTTTGAGTAGTTGATGCGCCATTTCTTCCATAAACTTTTTTACCATTAGACAATTCAAAGATTTGGCCTCTCtgaatcttcttctttgttttctGCGTTTGCTCATTTGAAGTGATGTCTGCCTGTTTGTTTGgattttcaaaaacaacAGTGGTATCAATGGTCTTATCTAATGCTTTACCAAGAGAAACATTCCATAAAGAACAAGGAAGTTTGAAAAAAAGAGATTCCTTAAATCCTGGGTTTAAATTAATGTCATTTTCATCGAGAGAAATGAGGTACGATTCCTTTTTAGGTTCAGAAACTATCAACGAAACATTCCCATCTGGGGTGATCATGAACTGCTTTCCAGTAGTATCGTTAAAAACCTTTCTACTAGAACCATCAGCGGGAGGTATCTGCGAACCCCCCCAAGCCTGCTTCTTggtttcttctttcaaatctttAAGACGTTTGAAGTCCTGTTTCCGACTGATTTTCATGGCAACAAAGTGAATTCCCCCAACAATAATGTAAAGTATCATAACAGTCATGATAATTCCTGGGCggaattttgaataataatagccTGTCCCTTTCCATCTTGGAAACCCTTtagaatgaaaataatcGTATCGTCTTCTCAACGACTGATCTCTCAAAATATTCCCAACTAAAGACAACCGTTGAAATCTTTCTTCTGCTTGTTTTTTTAATGACTTAGACCCAGATACTTTATCAGGATGCAAAATACGCGACTTCTTTCTATAAGCCTTAGAAATTTCTTGTAACGTAGATTTAGGACCGTTTGGCAATTCTAACCAAGAGTAAAAGCTGGCACCTTTGCCTAAGTCTTGCTGAACTTTATCATTCAAGCTAAAAATCTCGTAATCTTCAGGCGACCAATTTGACGCTTCCACAAGTGAGATTGCCGTAgcaaatatcaatataagAGACAATAGAGATATGTACTTCATCTTTAtgtttcaatataatcCATCTGCTTCTTTTAACCTGGTTGTTTGTTATaatagtgaaaaattcaataaaattttatatacagtatttatatttttaacaGATCAACTAGTTTTAACTAGTATAAAACCACCACGTAGcattattcttcattataaCAGGATAAACTATTCATATGGCACACTTATACCCTCTTTCCACAAATCTCAAGCTTGTGTTTTTCTATAACACATGTTCGTTTGTCTTATGGCTTTGCTGCTTTTGTCggtttttaatattattaccaTTGGTAGGTAGAAAGTTTTTGCCAGGAGGAATTGCTGATTTCTTTCATATTGTATCATTATTACCCTTGTGTGGGTTTTTCATAAAAAAGACATTAATCAAGTCCAAATTGCAGGTAAGTGATGCGTGGTCGTTAGCAAATGGTGTTAGAATGGTATGGGTTTGCTATGGTGTTATCTTCCCGCATCCAAGGATAGCGAAGCACACGTCATATTCATTGCTTATATTGTCGTGGTGTTTGATGAACGTAGTTCACTTTGCGTACTATAGTTTCAAAGTTAAGACCCGCAGCACGCCTTCGTGGCTCTTTTGGTtacaatatcatcatttttatttaacaTTTCCATTGACGATGGTTGCAGAAAtggtattaatattcttgaGTCTTGCGTTTGTCAAGCAAGATCATATGTATGAAATGTTTTTGCAGGCTGCTTTATTGAGCTACATACCAGCAGGTTATTTTGCATGGGGATATTTGCAATCAAGGAAATCTTGCAAGTATGACAGCATCATAGAAAAAAGAACGCAGCGTTCTTCAAATCAGCAGCAAGAGCAAAATAGAACCGTTGCATCTTCCATTTCTTCTCGCAACCAATATGCGGTAGATGAACACGAATTGCGAGACGTGAGTTCCAATCAATGATTCAATGCCTATAGTTGAACCTATAAGGTGATAGAAAaacatcaatttcaatttgcaCTCGTAATATGCATTTGCATTATTGCAATACATTTTGTAATACGATGGAAAGTAGGATTTGACATTTGTTTATTAACTATATAGAAAGTCTATTTGCAGGATGGGTATTAGCCACTTGTTATGCGAGATAAGATATACATAGAAATCtgatataaaaataatcattaatCCACTTAAATTTTTACATTCAATCTAAATCCAACGATTGAATGTCTACTCAAATACCAGAATAAAGTACCAATGACAGAGCATACACACaccaaaattgaaaacatATTATAGTTATGGACGCTAccatttccaataataacagCTGCAATCGGAACACCGAACAAATTACCCAAACTAAGGAAGAAGTTCAACAAACCATACCTTTCCCCAAATTCCACAACCAAACTAACTTGGGCTAAGCAAATCGGAACCATTGACAAAATCAGTCCCAGAAAAAAACCTCCAAGAGCTGCAAAGGCATACAAAACCTTCAAGTTATGCCCAAAAGGAACCCACAATGCACATATGGATAAGTTGTAGCCTATAAGCATCAATATATTCACATTGAACTTCCCAAGGAAATCAGAACCCAAGCCTGGCAAAAATCTACCTAAAATACCAGTGGCATTCCAAACAGTTAACAATATGTAAGCCGTCGATTCGGAAACTCCCTGTGCAATCGCGTAAGTAGCATAATAGGTGACAATCAACACTAATGAAAGTTCTGCGAAAAATGCACcaataataagaagaaCGTATTTAGTATCTTTCAAATGTTTGAAACTCAAAACTTTTGATTCCTTCTTTACTTTCTTCCATTTTGACAATGCTTCAGGTCTTGCATCAGATAAGGAACCTACTTCTTGTGGCTTTCTCTTTACTCTTACTCTGATTAAAGCAATTCCAATTAACATACAAGCGAAACAGATACATCCCAAAACAATAAGCGCTATCGAAAATCCATAGGTAGGATATAAATAtctcaataataatgggAATGCTAACCCACCTAAGGACCCTGCGCTAGTGGAGAGCCCTTGAATCGTACCAATCTTTTTATTGGAAAACCAATGGTTGATTACACCAACCGATGGGGTAAGCGATAACCCATTTGAAATTCCAACAGCCATAAAACtcaaaataaattgataCACGGTCTTACTGTAAGCTGCACCGAATAAACCTACAACTATTAACACAGCCGATACGATCAATAGTCCTAAAGGACCTCTCTTATCGAATACACTACCTGTAACAAGCCCTACCCCATACGCAAGACAAAGGTAGATAGAGAAAATCCATGAAACACTTATAGCATTTATACCTTCCAACTGATGCTCAGAAATATATGTTTGAATCGCACCAACAGAATTAATAAGACCTAAGTTAGTCAAAATCGTAAAATATGAACCTACTAACACGGAATACGCTTTAAAGCCACCATCAGGTGGTTTATCGTCAGAATCTTCTAAACGTACAGTGGTCTCTGCTGCAGCATCTGCATTGTCTGCGATATTTGCATCTTGTGCACCATCTGTTCCATCTACAGCATCTGCGTCAGTATCAACCGCAAATGTGAGTTGTTTATGCGGGTCAATCGCTTCATTTATACCACTTCTAACCATAATATCATCTTTTTTTTCGATATTAGAATCATTCTTGGTATCATCAAGAGGTTCGCTAGTAGCAGTACCTCTGACTCTCGAAAGCTCAATGTCGTCTGGATGTCCGGTTgacatttgaaatatatagtTGAAAGTTATatatcaatgataatttaattgtataattaatatatatagttgCTTAAAAGGAGAAAACTATTTAAAGTACGGCGgaatatgaaaattcaatttatagTGTTGTCTTCATGATTTGATGAATGCACTATTTTTTAGTGAGAaaagtttttgaaaaattctggGACTTAAAGGTTCATACATACAAGTTATAGCATATTTACCGTCGATCTGGTGCCATATCGTGATATATATACAGAATAATGATTACTAAATACTTCACTAAAGTGTCGGTTAAGTTTGATCCATTTACGGCTAGTTCCAGATCAGCCAGATTATTTCTTTCGAGGATTCCACCTTCAATGAAAGGTGCATGTAAAATAGATTACAAAGTGCTAACAGCAAACTCACCAGCATCAGAGAAGCCATTAGTAGAAGTGACATTCAAAGACAAGCATATGATGCAAGCAGATCCAGAAACAATGAACTTCAAGGATTTAAGTGTATACTTTGATAGTCATTCCAGACAGTTAGCGATTAAAGAAGCCATATCGGATTGAGGGACGTTAATTTTGTCATTAAGAGGTGCATTGAAGTAAAGGGGATTTTCGTGTATATATAAGTTAATTTATGTaagtttaataaatattagaTTAAGCAGGTACTATGGTCATGCAGGTATGATAGAAGTGTAACACAGAGGGTCACCTTGAAGCATTGCGGTTCAGTATACGTCCAAAGAGTTATTGTTCTTTATTTAACAATTACCAGGCTCAGCGAAATCGTTCATATATTCTTGAAACCACTGTGGGATAGTTTGGTTAAAAATGTCGTTCCCTGTAGTGTCATCGATAGTTTCGAAGGACAAGCACGAGTTAACA
This is a stretch of genomic DNA from Debaryomyces hansenii CBS767 chromosome G complete sequence. It encodes these proteins:
- a CDS encoding DEHA2G19294p (similar to uniprot|Q08268 Saccharomyces cerevisiae YOL119C MCH4 Protein with similarity to mammalian monocarboxylate permeases); the protein is MSTGHPDDIELSRVRGTATSEPLDDTKNDSNIEKKDDIMVRSGINEAIDPHKQLTFAVDTDADAVDGTDGAQDANIADNADAAAETTVRLEDSDDKPPDGGFKAYSVLVGSYFTILTNLGLINSVGAIQTYISEHQLEGINAISVSWIFSIYLCLAYGVGLVTGSVFDKRGPLGLLIVSAVLIVVGLFGAAYSKTVYQFILSFMAVGISNGLSLTPSVGVINHWFSNKKIGTIQGLSTSAGSLGGLAFPLLLRYLYPTYGFSIALIVLGCICFACMLIGIALIRVRVKRKPQEVGSLSDARPEALSKWKKVKKESKVLSFKHLKDTKYVLLIIGAFFAELSLVLIVTYYATYAIAQGVSESTAYILLTVWNATGILGRFLPGLGSDFLGKFNVNILMLIGYNLSICALWVPFGHNLKVLYAFAALGGFFSGSILSMVPICLAQVSLVVEFGERYGLLNFFLSLGNLFGVPIAAVIIGNGSVHNYNMFSILVCVCSVIGTLFWYLSRHSIVGFRLNVKI
- a CDS encoding DEHA2G19228p (weakly similar to uniprot|P36123 Saccharomyces cerevisiae YKR028W SAP190 Protein that forms a complex with the Sit4p protein phosphatase and is required for its function) is translated as MSFWPFSNPLHSNNQLHKFLDSIQDFSQVTADDLIGDPTLSQELISELHNIKGSYNNNNTSFQFSQQQGHDTNQTNNSSNSDTFSLTSSTNENNNTYNKDARGPRLLELLLQPQVMNGFLDYLINSVDFFHELSLKEKEELEKLIKEDDEDDEEKDAKRNGEIHPKVDEDNEVEIEQAEDMNTDRNSEDKESEEEETKEERLRRCIQVSSEILSIDLWVISNHIIETPAIINKLWSILKLPNLEENCLSVSYLVHILDQLMDKNSISLLNFIRRRTDLVDTFLNKIEIPMLMDFLLRVVQTDKASSPTGIVEVLSQQQLIPKLIEILKPHPSQFATKPLTIPNYELFFKQTAASDFIKALVTISSNTALAVVLENNIGPNQLTRELVSPDIIKTMINDIMLFNIPSETGSIQSNKHGINNCVGIIIELIRKNNSDYDLNCGTYSSMLQNCGDENAGSEVNSYVMFHWLKDFEQNPPGLRDPIYLGEMLSIFSGHLDKFAELMKRPSDAPLHVNDSHVLGFTKFKISELIAELLHCSNMILLNSRKIRKIVKIRDTLRLQQSDRLKKALAETFVNKHTDQNSHSINDVTNGLDDVSLDDINFIDGDKRDESKIDIPDDSKHIFFDETNDYSNLIESLEAEDDSDDDEPKISTQNPFVCSDREKSIRMNPCIGDEFKIKLSESEILFDIVSKFTVYPWHNFFHNVVFDLIQQIFNGKLNSYNSFLIVDLFKSDKCNLTDLIVRSYRESHEPRPGYMGHLILISEEVVKFTSLYKPDLISPIILDAILSKDWDWFVNEILLKTREVYNVVLGSEQDEEDEGHRLNDKDQDSFGFDSSTVGYLDLDSYDKEQGSSNKNLIILGDRSNHDLFVNDRQHASRESNEDYHEDDDEDDDDDENMEETPVPDVRLEGSPSVEDLHNSDFYDNEHFHDEYQENEFIDDLSGSSSSDEEDDADEEGDEGDSREEDGNELRRVSRHNE
- a CDS encoding DEHA2G19272p (similar to CA1849|IPF19932 Candida albicans IPF19932) — encoded protein: MAHLYPLSTNLKLVFFYNTCSFVLWLCCFCRFLILLPLVGRKFLPGGIADFFHIVSLLPLCGFFIKKTLIKSKLQVSDAWSLANGVRMVWVCYGVIFPHPRIAKHTSYSLLILSWCLMNVVHFAYYSFKVKTRSTPSWLFWLQYHHFYLTFPLTMVAEMVLIFLSLAFVKQDHMYEMFLQAALLSYIPAGYFAWGYLQSRKSCKYDSIIEKRTQRSSNQQQEQNRTVASSISSRNQYAVDEHELRDVSSNQ
- a CDS encoding DEHA2G19250p (weakly similar to uniprot|P43613 Saccharomyces cerevisiae YFR041C ERJ5 Endoplasmic reticulum protein that may function as a cochaperone), with product MKYISLLSLILIFATAISLVEASNWSPEDYEIFSLNDKVQQDLGKGASFYSWLELPNGPKSTLQEISKAYRKKSRILHPDKVSGSKSLKKQAEERFQRLSLVGNILRDQSLRRRYDYFHSKGFPRWKGTGYYYSKFRPGIIMTVMILYIIVGGIHFVAMKISRKQDFKRLKDLKEETKKQAWGGSQIPPADGSSRKVFNDTTGKQFMITPDGNVSLIVSEPKKESYLISLDENDINLNPGFKESLFFKLPCSLWNVSLGKALDKTIDTTVVFENPNKQADITSNEQTQKTKKKIQRGQIFELSNGKKVYGRNGASTTQKRKQK
- a CDS encoding mitochondrial 54S ribosomal protein YmL44 (similar to uniprot|P19956 Saccharomyces cerevisiae YMR225C MRPL44 Mitochondrial ribosomal protein of the large subunit start by similartity); the encoded protein is MITKYFTKVSVKFDPFTASSRSARLFLSRIPPSMKGACKIDYKVLTANSPASEKPLVEVTFKDKHMMQADPETMNFKDLSVYFDSHSRQLAIKEAISD